One window of the Carassius auratus strain Wakin chromosome 20, ASM336829v1, whole genome shotgun sequence genome contains the following:
- the LOC113037891 gene encoding trace amine-associated receptor 4-like gives MIMFILMIIFVSLSMISKKINSASAADVMTSNDTQTENVLLCYPLQSDSCPKLHRLTVVKVAMYAFFVLMILTTVFGNLLIIISISHFKKLQSPTHLIVRSLAASDCLLGSLVMPYSMVRSVEGCWYLGDFLCKVHSSLDMTFCISSLLHLCLISVDRYWAICDPLRYKMRVTNNTVIVFITFIWLLSFLYSFSVVFSGISAVGLEILILQTYCVGNCVVFSNKQWGLICPILTFILPGTIMSSLYMKIFYVSRKHAKVMSERVTGGMKSQSSAHRERKAAKTLAIVMGVYLFCWLPYFTVAALDPFFNFWTPVVVYDVLFWFAYLNSTCNPLIYGFFYPCFQKAFKILISTYFCGIKHSNTLIFERIPLSHLFKAIPKGAREAYPVKHKERILSFYPDFSNETARKQMEFNQVRKRMIALGLRPFLVYPAEFKLTHQGQPLVFKAPQEAEKFFDSKEFLGTPLKKPSATASMMGHRSNLLEDDVQEMSA, from the exons ATGATTATGTTTATACTTATGATTATATTTGTCAGCCTTTCTATGATTTCAAAGAAAATTAACTCAGCATCAGCAGCAGACGTTATGACTTCAAATGATACTCAAACTGAGAACGTCCTTCTCTGCTATCCACTCCAGTCTGACTCCTGTCCAAAACTGCATCGTCTTACTGTTGTTAAAGTGGCAATGTATGCATTCTTTGTGCTGATGATCCTCACAACAGTTTTTGGGAACCTGCTGATcatcatctccatctctcacttcaAAAAGCTTCAGTCTCCAACTCATCTGATCGTTCGCTCTCTGGCTGCCAGTGACTGTCTGCTGGGCTCTTTGGTCATGCCGTACAGCATGGTGCGATCTGTTGAAGGCTGCTGGTATCTTGGAGATTTCTTGTGTAAAGTTCATTCTAGTTTGGACATGACCTTTTGTATCTCCTCTTTACTGCATCTCTGTTTAATATCTGTTGACAGGTACTGGGCCATTTGTGACCCTTTGAGGTACAAAATGAGGGTCACAAACAACACTGTGATTGTTTTTATCACCTTCATATGGCTGCTTTCATTTCTCTACAGTTTTTCTGTTGTGTTCTCAGGGATAAGTGCAGTTGGATTGGAGATACTTATACTGCAGACTTACTGTGTGGGaaattgtgttgtgttttctaACAAGCAGTGGGGTCTTATATGTCCAATTCTCACCTTTATCCTTCCTGGGACGATCATGAGTTCTCTGTATATGAAAATCTTCTATGTTTCACGAAAACATGCAAAGGTTATGTCAGAAAGAGTGACTGGAGGGATGAAGAGCCAAAGCTCtgctcacagagagagaaaagcagctAAAACTCTGGCCATTGTCATGGGTGTTTATTTGTTCTGCTGGCTGCCGTATTTTACTGTTGCTGCTCTTgaccctttttttaatttttggaccCCAGTTGTTGTATatgatgttttgttttggtttgcatATTTAAACTCGACTTGTAACCCCTTAATTTATGGATTTTTCTACCCTTGTTTTCAGAAGGCCTTTAAGATTCTCATATCCACTTATTTCTGTGGCATCAAGCATTCTAACACATTGATATTTGAAAGAATACCGCTCTCACACTTATTTAAG GCCATTCCGAAAGGTGCGAGGGAGGCTTACCCTGTGAAACACAAGGAACGAATCCTATCCTTCTATCCCGACTTCAGTAATGAGACGGCTAGAAAGCAGATGGAATTCAACCAAGTTCGAAAGAGGATGATTGCCCTTGGTCTCAGGCCATTCCTCGTATATCCAGCTGAGTTCAAATTGACACATCAGGGCCAACCTCTGGTCTTCAAAGCACCACAAGAAGCAGAGAAATTCTTCGACTCCAAGGAGTTTCTGGGTACTCCATTAAAGAAACCCTCAGCAACAGCTTCGATGATGGGACATCGAAGCAATCTCTTGGAAGACGATGTGCAGGAGATGTCTGCCTAG
- the LOC113037800 gene encoding trace amine-associated receptor 4-like produces the protein MMTSNKTQTENMFLCYPLRANSCPKLHRLTVVKVALYAFFVLMILTTVFGNLLIIISVSHFKQLQSPTHLIVRSLAASDCLLGSLVMPYSMVRSVEGCWYLGDFLCKVNSSLDMAFCMSSLLHLSLISVDRYWAICDPLRYKMRVTNNTVIVFITFIWLFSFLYSFSVVFSGMSAVGIEMLILQSYCVGNCVVVFNKEWSIISPVLVFFLPGMIMSSLYVKIFYVAQKHAKVMSERVTGGLKSQSSAHRERKAAKTLAIVMGVFLFCWLPFFTASVLDSLFNFWTPAVVFDALFWFAYFNSTCNPLIYGFFYPCFQKAFKILISTYICGIKHSNTLIFE, from the coding sequence ATGATGACTTCAAATAAGACTCAAACTGAGAATATGTTTCTCTGCTATCCACTCCGGGCAAACTCCTGTCCAAAACTGCATCGTCTTACTGTTGTCAAAGTGGCATTGTATGCATTCTTTGTGCTGATGATCCTCACAACAGTTTTTGGGAACCTGCTGATCATCATCTCAGTCTCTCACTTCAAACAGCTTCAGTCTCCAACTCATCTGATCGTTCGTTCTCTGGCTGCCAGTGACTGTCTGCTGGGCTCTTTGGTCATGCCGTACAGCATGGTGCGATCTGTTGAAGGCTGCTGGTATCTGGGAGATTTCTTGTGTAAAGTGAATTCTAGTTTAGACATGGCCTTCTGTATGTCCTCCTTACTGCATCTCAGTTTAATATCTGTTGACAGGTATTGGGCCATTTGTGACCCTCTGAGGTACAAAATGAGGGTCACAAACAACACTGTGATTGTTTTTATTACCTTCATatggcttttttcttttttgtacagTTTCTCTGTTGTGTTTTCAGGGATGAGTGCAGTTGGAATAGAGATGCTTATATTGCAGAGTTATTGTGTGGGAAATTGTGTTGTGGTTTTTAACAAGGAGTGGAGTATTATATCTCCAGTTCTCGTATTCTTCCTTCCAGGGATGATCATGAGCTCTCTGTATGTGAAAATCTTCTATGTtgcacaaaaacatgcaaaagttATGTCAGAAAGAGTGACTGGAGGGTTGAAGAGCCAAAGCTCtgctcacagagagagaaaagcagctAAAACTCTGGCCAttgtaatgggtgtttttttgttCTGCTGGCTGCCTTTTTTTACTGCGTCTGTTCTAGACAGTTTGTTCAATTTTTGGACCCCAGCTGTTGTTTTTGATGCTTTGTTTTGGTTTGCATATTTCAACTCGACTTGTAACCCCTTGATTTATGGATTTTTCTACCCTTGTTTTCAGAAGGCTTTTAAGATTCTCATATCCACTTATATCTGTGGAATCAAGCATTCTAACacattaatatttgaatga
- the LOC113037801 gene encoding trace amine-associated receptor 4-like, which translates to MISNVTQTENMYLCHPLRPNSCPKLHRLTVVKVALYSFFVLMILSTVFGNLLIIISVSHFKQLQSPTHLIVRSLAASDCLLGSLVMPYSMVRSVEGCWYLGDFLCKVHTSLDMTFSMSSLLHLSLISVDRYWAICDPLRYKMRVTNNTVTVFTTFIWLFSFLYSFSVVFSGMSAVGIEMLILQSYCVGNCVVVFNKEWSIISPVLVFFLPGMIMSSLYVKIFYVARKHAKVMSERVTGGLKSQTSAHRERKAAKTLAIVMGVYLFCCLPYFTASVLDLSWQPSCPMG; encoded by the coding sequence ATGATTTCAAATGTGACTCAAACTGAGAATATGTATCTCTGCCATCCACTCCGGCCAAACTCCTGTCCAAAATTGCACCGTCTTACTGTTGTTAAAGTGGCATTGTATTCTTTTTTTGTGCTCATGATCCTCTCAACAGTTTTTGGGAACCTGCTGATCATCATCTCAGTCTCTCACTTCAAACAGCTTCAGTCTCCAACTCATCTGATCGTTCGCTCTCTGGCTGCCAGTGACTGTCTGCTGGGCTCTTTGGTCATGCCGTACAGCATGGTGCGATCTGTTGAAGGCTGCTGGTATCTTGGAGATTTCTTGTGTAAAGTTCATACTAGTTTAGACATGACTTTCTCTATGTCCTCCTTACTGCATTTAAGTTTAATATCTGTTGACAGATACTGGGCCATTTGTGACCCTCTGAGGTACAAAATGAGGGTCACAAACAACACTGTGACTGTTTTTACTACCTTCATatggcttttttcttttttgtacagTTTCTCTGTTGTGTTTTCAGGGATGAGTGCAGTTGGAATAGAGATGCTTATATTGCAGAGTTATTGTGTGGGAAATTGTGTTGTGGTTTTTAACAAGGAGTGGAGTATTATATCTCCAGTTCTCGTATTCTTCCTTCCAGGGATGATCATGAGCTCTCTGTATGTGAAAATCTTCTATGTTGCACGAAAACATGCAAAAGTTATGTCAGAAAGAGTGACTGGAGGGTTGAAGAGCCAAACCTCtgctcacagagagagaaaagcagctAAAACTCTGGCCATTGTCATGGGTGTTTATTTGTTCTGCTGTCTGCCGTATTTTACTGCGTCTGTTCTTGacctgagctggcagccatcttgccctatggggtga
- the LOC113037798 gene encoding trace amine-associated receptor 4-like, which yields MMTSNKTQSESMFLCYPLRPNSCPKLHRLTVVKVALYSFFVLMILTTVLGNLLIIISISHFKQLQSPTHLIVRSLAASDCLLGSLVMPYSMVRSVEGCWYLGDFVCKVHYSLDMTFCISSLLHLSLISVDRYWAICDPLRYRMRVSNNTVTVFITFIWLFSFVYSFSVVFSGIIAVGLEMVILQSYCVGNCVVLFNKEWSIISPVLVYFLPGTIMSSLYVKIFYVAQKHAKVMSERVTGGMKSQSSAHRERKAAKTLAIVMGVYLFCWLPFFTASVLDTLFNFWTPAVVFDALFWFAYFNSTCNPLIYGLFYPCFQKAFKILISTYICALKHSNTLIFE from the coding sequence ATGATGACCTCAAATAAGACTCAATCTGAGAGCATGTTTCTCTGCTATCCACTCCGGCCAAACTCCTGTCCAAAACTGCATCGTCTTACTGTTGTTAAAGTGGCATTGTATTCTTTTTTTGTGCTGATGATCCTCACAACAGTTTTGGGGAACCTGCTGATcatcatctccatctctcacttcaAACAGCTTCAGTCTCCAACTCATCTGATCGTTCGCTCTCTGGCTGCCAGTGACTGTCTGCTGGGCTCTTTGGTCATGCCGTACAGCATGGTGCGATCTGTTGAAGGCTGCTGGTATCTGGGAGATTTTGTGTGTAAAGTTCATTATAGTTTAGACATGACCTTCTGTATCTCCTCATTACTGCATCTCAGTTTAATATCTGTTGACAGGTACTGGGCCATTTGTGACCCTTTGAGGTACAGAATGAGGGtctcaaacaacactgtgactGTTTTTATTACCTTCATATGGCTGTTTTCATTTGTGTACAGTTTCTCTGTTGTGTTTTCAGGGATAATTGCAGTTGGATTAGAGATGGTTATATTGCAGAGTTATTGTGTGGGAAATTGTGTTGTGCTTTTTAACAAGGAGTGGAGTATTATATCTCCAGTTCTTGTATACTTCCTTCCCGGGACAATCATGAGCTCTCTGTATGTGAAAATCTTCTATGTtgcacaaaaacatgcaaaagttATGTCAGAAAGAGTGACTGGAGGGATGAAGAGCCAAAGCTCtgctcacagagagagaaaagcagctAAAACTCTGGCCATTGTCATGGGTGTTTATTTGTTCTGCTGGCTGCCTTTTTTTACTGCGTCTGTTCTAGACACTTTGTTCAATTTTTGGACCCCAGCTGTTGTTTTTGATGCTTTGTTTTGGTTTGCATATTTCAACTCGACTTGTAACCCCTTGATTTATGGATTATTCTACCCTTGTTTTCAGAAGGCCTTTAAGATTCTCATATCCACTTATATCTGTGCCTTGAAGCATTCTAACacattaatatttgaatga
- the LOC113037799 gene encoding trace amine-associated receptor 4-like has translation MMTSNKTQTENMFLCYPLLPNSCPKQNRLTVVKVAMYAFFVLMILTTVFGNLLIIISVSHFKQLQCPTHLIVRSLAASDCLLGSLVMPYSMVRSVEGCWYLGDFVCKVHSSLDMTFCTSSLLNLSLISVDRYWAICDPLRYKMRVTNNTVTVFITFLWLFSFVYCFTVLFSGINAVGIEMLILQTYCVGNCVVFFNKQWGIIYPILTFFLPGTIMSSLYVKIFHVARKHAKVMSERVTGGLKSQSSAHRERKAAKTLAIVIGVYLFCWLPIFTLAVLDPFFNYRTPAVVYDALFWFAYFNSACNPLIYGFFYPCFQKAFKILTSTYICALKHSNTLIFE, from the coding sequence ATGATGACTTCAAATAAGACTCAAACTGAGAATATGTTTCTCTGCTATCCACTCCTGCCAAACTCCTGTCCAAAACAGAATCGTCTTACTGTTGTTAAAGTGGCAATGTATGCTTTCTTTGTGCTGATGATCCTCACAACAGTTTTTGGGAACCTGCTGATCATCATCTCAGTCTCTCACTTCAAACAGCTTCAGTGTCCAACTCATCTGATTGTTCGCTCTCTGGCTGCCAGTGACTGTCTGCTGGGCTCTTTGGTCATGCCGTACAGCATGGTGCGATCTGTTGAAGGCTGCTGGTATCTGGGAGATTTTGTCTGTAAAGTTCATTCTAGTTTAGACATGACATTCTGTACATCCTCCTTACTGAATCTCAGTTTAATATCTGTTGACAGGTACTGGGCCATTTGTGACCCTCTGAGGTACAAAATGAGGGTCACAAACAACACTGTGACTGTATTTATTACCTTCTTATGGCTGTTTTCATTTGTGTACTGTTTCACTGTTTTGTTTTCAGGGATAAATGCAGTTGGAATAGAGATGCTTATATTGCAGACATACTGTGTGGGaaactgtgttgtgttttttaacAAGCAATGGGGTATTATATATCCAATTCTCACATTTTTTCTTCCTGGAACGATCATGAGCTCTCTGTATGTGAAAATCTTCCATGTtgcaagaaaacatgcaaaagtTATGTCAGAAAGAGTGACTGGAGGGTTGAAGAGCCAAAGCTCtgctcacagagagagaaaagcagctAAAACTCTGGCCATTGTCATAGGTGTTTATTTGTTCTGCTGGCTGCCTATTTTTACTCTGGCTGTTCTTGACCCTTTTTTCAATTATAGGACCCCAGCTGTTGTTTATGATGCTTTGTTTTGGTTTGCATATTTCAATTCAGCTTGTAACCCCTTGATTTATGGATTTTTCTACCCTTGTTTTCAGAAGGCCTTTAAGATTCTCACATCGACTTATATCTGTGCCTTGAAGCATTCTAACacattaatatttgaatga